From the genome of Halictus rubicundus isolate RS-2024b chromosome 2, iyHalRubi1_principal, whole genome shotgun sequence, one region includes:
- the LOC143365799 gene encoding uncharacterized protein LOC143365799 isoform X1: MRHKLLLLCTAFVLIMFADVLAIKSTRRRTGGSSWGSRGSWGSNSKYTTPRSSYPQPSSQHQSHASGGSSPDKIGWNVADKKPAGSNTPVRASAPVNEQSSKTSATNVQSSYNPSGGYPRQPASNPYNPAGQAYPGQGGYNAPVGQGYNAPVGHGGYNAPVGHGGYNAPVGHGGYNAPVGHGYNGPVGPGYNGPVGTGYNGPVGTGYNGPVGAGYNGPVGTSYNGPVGAGYNPGVGHSPYGGQPSYGGHSPYGGQPSYGGPVGGVGQPSYGSAFGSVAPSPQQTILLQQSSRPGIGQLAKEAFVFAGVSAGVNAAVNRIIPGGIYGTRGSSEGSHSGGAPGQPATHTEITYNNYYNNGTAPVAAAPGAAPAAPAGQPAPQPSAQPAADAPQTQQNNPGTNNSPPANSNSPDSTQNNPNPLGFVTSNDDLKRLTESLYQKEKDNNAFSQITMKLQGQKKDESTTDDASEPLLDVKAEAYDLPTVKAVIALHDNYELDVKTKETVTPEERREESELLDKIAETDIIKSTMKFLADKGYIPDDEYEFKDSMKRIWFSQFKRIDGDASSSGFETVFLAEKFDTDILGLHNWIYYAKQEAAGKLNYLGYLKEAKLGDKGAILKLRSSLDGIVQPVSTVFVGTSPELEFALYTMCFFTRPNNPCPVSLGGTEFTIFVSRINYFGKDILISAYPDV, encoded by the exons ATGCGTCATAAGCTGCTGCTGCTTTGCACGGCCTTCGTGCTGATCATGTTCG CGGACGTTCTGGCCATTAAATCGACCAGACGGAGGACAGGAGGAAGCTCATGGGGTTCACGGGGCTCATGGGGGTCGAACTCGAAGTATACGACTCCTCGCTCGTCGTACCCTCAGCCCTCCTCCCAGCACCAGAGTCACG CTTCAGGTGGATCCAGTCCAGACAAAATAGGGTGGAACGTGGCGGACAAGAAACCTGCAGGATCCAACACCCCTGTCAGAGCTTCTGCTCCTGTGAACGAGCAATCCTCCAAAACTAGCGCGACGAACGTGCAGTCGTCGTACAATCCTTCAG GCGGATACCCGCGCCAGCCAGCCTCGAACCCCTACAACCCTGCTGGCCAAGCATACCCGGGTCAAGGAGGGTACAACGCTCCTGTGGGCCAGGGATACAACGCTCCTGTGGGTCACGGTGGGTACAATGCTCCTGTGGGTCACGGTGGGTACAATGCTCCTGTGGGTCACGGTGGGTACAATGCTCCTGTGGGTCACGGTTACAATGGCCCAGTGGGCCCAGGTTACAATGGTCCAGTGGGCACAGGTTACAATGGTCCAGTGGGCACAGGTTACAATGGTCCAGTAGGCGCAGGTTACAATGGTCCAGTGGGTACAAGTTACAACGGTCCGGTAGGTGCAGGTTACAACCCTGGCGTGGGACACTCTCCTTACGGAGGGCAGCCTAGCTACGGAGGACACTCGCCCTACGGAGGGCAGCCCAGCTACGGAGGTCCTGTCGGTGGCGTCGGACAGCCGTCGTACGGGTCTGCGTTCGGCTCTGTGGCGCCATCGCCTCAGCAGACGATCCTGCTGCAACAGTCCTCGAGGCCAGGAATCGGACAGCTGGCGAAGGAAGCGTTCGTCTTCGCTGGAGTCAGCGCCGGCGTGAACGCTGCGGTGAATCGAATAATACCCGGTGGAATCTACGGCACCAGAGGAAGCAGCGAAGGCTCCCACAGTGGTGGTGCTCCTGGTCAACCCGCCACGCACACCGAAATCACCTACAACAATTACTACAACAACGGGACGGCGCCAGTTGCGGCTGCTCCAGGCGCTGCTCCTGCTGCTCCTGCGGGCCAACCCGCGCCTCAACCGTCGGCGCAACCTGCCGCCGACGCTCCGCAGACTCAGCAGAACAACCCCGGAACCAACAACTCCCCACCCGCGAACTCCAACTCTCCGGACTCCACTCAGAACAACCCTAATCCGCTGGGATTCGTCACCTCGAACGACGACCTCAAGAGGCTGACCGAGAGCTTGTAccagaaggagaaggacaacAACGCTTTCTCGCAGATCACCATGAAGCTGCAGGGACAGAAGAAGGACGAGAGCACCACGGACGACGCGTCCGAACC ATTGTTGGACGTGAAAGCCGAGGCCTACGATCTCCCGACCGTGAAGGCGGTGATCGCCCTGCACGACAACTACGAGCTGGATGTCAAAACGAAAGAGACGGTCACCCCTGAAGAGCGTCGCGAGGAGTCGGAACTTCTCGACAAGATCGCGGAGACCGACATCATCAAGTCCACCATGAAGTTCCTGGCCGACAAGGGATACATTCCGGACGACGAGTACGAGTTCAAGGACTCCATGAAGCGCATCTGGTTCTCCCAGTTCAAGAGAATCGACGGGGACGCGTCCAGTTCCGGTTTCGAAACCGTGTTCCTGGCTGAGAAGTTCGACACCGACATCCTTGGACTGCACAATTGGATCTACTATGCCAAACAGGAGGCTGCGGGCAAGCTGAACTATCTTGGATACCTGAAGGAGGCCAAGCTGGGCGAC AAGGGAGCGATCCTGAAGTTGCGCTCGAGCCTGGACGGAATAGTGCAGCCAGTGAGCACAGTATTCGTCGGCACATCGCCTGAATTGGAGTTTGCACTGTACACGATGTGCTTCTTCACTCGACCGAACAACCCATGCCCAGTTTCACTCGGAGGAACGGAGTTCACCATCTTCGTGAGCAGAATCAACTACTTCGGGAAAGACATTTTGATTTCCGCATACCCTGATGTTTAG